A stretch of Planococcus citri chromosome 5, ihPlaCitr1.1, whole genome shotgun sequence DNA encodes these proteins:
- the CAH1 gene encoding carbonic anhydrase 2: MAQEWGYGKDNGPETWPLFFPDAAGSRQSPVDVETSKATSDDSLKNEPLRWKFAPENCLSITNPGYCWRIDVDGAGSDLSGGPLSNKYKLEQFHCHWGCDNGEGSEHTVDGKAYAGELHLVHWNYYKYPSFKEACSKPDGLAVLGILLEVGDEDHPEVQKICDLIPNIMFKGQSTKITTPIDPEKFIPEDTSYWTYLGSLTTPPCLESVIWILFKTPIKISEKQLDIFRSLRACRPDAQTEQMMLQNYRPPVSLGNRVLRECGSN; the protein is encoded by the exons ATGGCCCAAGAATGGGGTTATGGTAAAGATAATG gacCTGAAACATGGCCACTCTTTTTCCCTGACGCAGCAGGTTCCCGTCAATCACCAGTAGACGTAGAAACATCAAAAGCAACTTCTGAcgattcgttgaaaaatgaaccTTTGCGTTGGAAATTTGCACCGGAGAACTGCTTGAGTATAACAAACCCAGGGTACTGTTGGCGAATAGATGTTGACGGCGCTGGATCTG ATTTGAGCGGAGGACCTTTGAGTAACAAGTACAAGTTAGAACAGTTTCATTGCCACTGGGGATGTGATAATGGTGAAGGTTCCGAGCACACTGTCGATGGAAAAGCTTATGCTGGAGAG CTTCACTTGGTTCATTGGAATTATTATAAATATCCTTCATTCAAAGAAGCTTGCTCAAAGCCCGATGGTTTAGCTGTGTTAGGTATTCTTCTTGAG GTAGGAGATGAAGATCATCCAGAAGTACAAAAGATTTGCGATCTAATCCCGAATATCATGTTCAAAGGACAATCGACAAAAATTACCACACCAATCGACCCTGAAAAGTTCATACCGG AAGATACCAGTTATTGGACCTATTTAGGTTCCTTGACAACGCCGCCTTGTTTAGAAAGTGTTATATGGATTTTATTCAAGACGCccattaaaatttctgaaaaacag ttggaTATTTTCCGTTCGTTGCGAGCTTGTCGGCCGGATGCTCAGACGGAGCAAATGATGTTGCAAAACTATCGTCCCCCAGTATCGCTTGGTAATCGTGTACTTCGTGAATGTGGTTCAAATTAG